One Gossypium hirsutum isolate 1008001.06 chromosome A11, Gossypium_hirsutum_v2.1, whole genome shotgun sequence genomic window carries:
- the LOC107895448 gene encoding uncharacterized protein At1g65710 encodes MGGCFSKKKASSPHHNPQPKPKPKPQPQSTTVPLSSALPPLAAETNLKTGSEPKVHLVTEEEQSAKASQEESLVKKEIFVIKHRKSHDRDKRSPSPQNPTQSTENEPASSASTEGGVVCNINTAVRTSSCTKEEVDAILIQCGRLSRSNSSGKTPSRKYSGSKRSYDFDCENDNDIGAAASTDYGSRKKGNDNLREDDRPRHRQSSRSSSQGRRRTPSRERDRQQQRSGSRERVNGSGGGRRVSRSPGRRSENTEGTHGNNAANASNRPGKMVSVPATVSSLAMDKSSNGVEPSTTTANAIKRISVKRNVGDAGVVGVSRSAASPRSQSPARTNNAKGCNENQQQPTLSRSSSRKAEHSPYRRNPLSEIDPNSLAYPQSATTNKGQGGIKKSNVEMNHKASVQGSNHKAGSIATNVEDVKTQPPKAGADNLKPQQLTRSRSSRRSRDLDLNPEILLNPIPSSYTTLLLEDIQNFHQNNNNNPPQFSLPACVSKACSILEAVADLNSTTSSNLSGAFSDRKGPPTDDSNKNSYNNMTVGRKMTEAGDPFVESEVIGSDHLMEPSFHKYVTVRRGGGGADMEEQESSGSNSIAGSGQQHWGFSSSSWEPNSADSTDRWSSRTKSRQEDYNSPLGLQRHAFAEAGSGMKK; translated from the exons ATGGGTGGCTGTTTCAGCAAAAAGAAAGCCTCTTCCCCCCATCACAACCCTCAGCCAAAGCCAAAGCCAAAGCCGCAGCCTCAGTCGACCACGGTTCCCCTTTCTTCTGCACTACCACCATTAGCGGCCGAGACCAACCTCAAAACCGGAAGCGAGCCCAAGGTTCACCTGGTAACTGAAGAAGAACAGTCTGCGAAAGCAAGCCAAGAGGAGAGCTTGGTGAAGAAGGAGATATTCGTCATAAAACACAGAAAGAGCCATGACAGAGACAAACGCTCCCCTTCGCCGCAAAATCCAACGCAGTCAACCGAAAACGAGCCCGCTTCCTCTGCCTCCACCGAAGGAGGCGTAGTCTGCAACATCAATACTGCTGTGAGGACGTCCAGCTGCACTAAAGAGGAAGTAGATGCCATTTTGATACAATGCGGAAGGCTTAGCAGAAGCAACTCCTCGGGGAAAACGCCTTCCAGGAAGTACTCCGGTTCCAAGCGAAGTTACGATTTCGATTGCGAAAACGACAACGATATCGGCGCTGCTGCTTCAACTGATTATGGTTCGAGGAAGAAAGGGAATGATAATTTACGTGAAGACGACCGTCCTCGCCACCGGCAATCAAGTAGGTCTTCTTCTCAAGGAAGGAGGAGGACTCCGAGCAGAGAAAGAGACCGGCAGCAACAACGCTCCGGGAGCAGAGAAAGAGTTAACGGCAGCGGTGGTGGAAGACGAGTGAGCCGATCCCCAGGAAGAAGATCAGAGAACACTGAAGGCACCCATGGTAATAATGCTGCCAATGCCAGTAACAGGCCCGGAAAGATGGTCTCTGTTCCGGCAACCGTTTCTTCATTGGCAATGGATAAGAGCAGCAACGGTGTAGAACCTTCCACGACTACTGCTAATGCCATCAAAAGGATCTCTGTGAAGAGGAATGTGGGAGATGCGGGTGTAGTAGGTGTTTCAAGGAGCGCCGCATCACCTCGGTCTCAGTCCCCTGCAAGGACTAATAATGCCAAAGGCTGCAATGAGAATCAGCAACAACCAACTCTTAGTCGCAGTTCCTCCAGGAAAGCAGAGCATTCGCCTTATAGAAGAAACCCCTTGAGCGAGATTGATCCCAACTCACTTGCATACCCACAGTCAGCTACCACCAACAAAGGACAAGGAGGAATCAAG AAATCGAATGTTGAGATGAACCACAAAGCCAGTGTTCAAGGTAGCAACCATAAAGCTGGCAGCATTGCTACAAATGTTGAAGATGTCAAGACACAGCCACCCAAGGCCGGAGCTGATAATCTGAAACCTCAACAATTAACGAGAAGCAGATCCTCTAGGAGGTCACGGGACCTGGACCTGAATCCAGAAATTTTGTTGAACCCCATCCCATCGTCATACACAACGCTATTGCTTGAAGACATCCAAAATTTTCaccaaaacaacaacaacaatcctCCTCAGTTTTCACTCCCAGCGTGCGTGAGCAAGGCCTGCTCCATTTTGGAAGCAGTTGCTGACCTCAACTCCACTACAAGCTCCAACCTCTCTGGTGCATTCTCTGATAGAAAAGGTCCCCCAACAGATGATTCAAACAAGAACTCCTACAACAACATGACTGTAGGGAGGAAAATGACGGAAGCGGGAGACCCATTCGTTGAATCCGAGGTAATTGGAAGTGATCATTTGATGGAGCCAAGTTTTCACAAGTACGTGACAGTTAGGAGAGGTGGTGGTGGGGCAGATATGGAGGAACAAGAATCATCAGGGAGCAATAGTATAGCGGGCAGTGGGCAGCAGCATTGGGGATTTTCATCCTCCTCGTGGGAACCCAATTCAGCAGATTCAACGGATCGATGGAGTTCAAGGACAAAAAGCAGACAAGAGGATTACAACAGTCCCCTGGGACTCCAGAGGCATGCCTTTGCTGAAGCAGGTAGTGGCATGAAAAAGTAG